In Thermospira aquatica, the following proteins share a genomic window:
- a CDS encoding HAD family hydrolase: protein MKAVIFDMDGLMVDTESFYFEVERDMGRKRGKRVEDELLHRMMGQKPLDSMRLFVRELGLDESPETLLAERDERILACIRTGLQPMPGLYEIVRTLKPLVKLAIGTGNTKKMVTEVLKALGLEEMFDIVQTSDDVSSGKPSPEIFVKAVEKLNISPERAAVLEDSANGIRAAHAAGCLPLAVPNEYTKSQDFSLAHRVFGSLYEAKDFLMEWVRQ from the coding sequence GTGAAGGCGGTAATTTTTGATATGGATGGCCTCATGGTTGATACGGAGAGTTTCTACTTTGAGGTGGAGCGTGATATGGGGCGGAAGAGAGGGAAAAGGGTGGAGGATGAACTTCTCCATCGTATGATGGGACAGAAACCGCTTGATTCGATGCGGCTGTTTGTACGTGAACTCGGGCTTGATGAGTCCCCGGAAACTCTTCTTGCGGAGAGGGATGAGAGGATTTTAGCGTGTATCCGTACTGGGCTTCAGCCTATGCCGGGTCTCTATGAGATTGTCAGAACCTTGAAACCTCTTGTAAAACTTGCTATAGGGACAGGAAATACAAAAAAGATGGTAACAGAGGTGTTGAAAGCCCTGGGACTTGAGGAAATGTTTGATATTGTTCAGACATCGGATGATGTGTCTTCGGGTAAGCCAAGCCCGGAAATTTTTGTAAAAGCTGTAGAAAAGTTAAACATTTCTCCTGAAAGAGCAGCGGTTTTGGAGGATTCAGCCAACGGGATTCGAGCGGCTCATGCTGCGGGGTGTCTTCCTCTTGCTGTTCCGAATGAATACACAAAAAGTCAGGATTTTTCTCTTGCGCATAGGGTTTTTGGGAGTCTGTATGAGGCGAAGGATTTCTTGATGGAGTGGGTAAGACAATGA
- the murJ gene encoding murein biosynthesis integral membrane protein MurJ, whose protein sequence is MAGSKRFLSLRHIGTNSFWTFLSRVTGVVKQMIFTYLFGASGDTFWAAFRLVNAFRRYIGEGGALGSAFIPVFNQVREQKGEEEAKLFAHRVMTVFGIFSLLLALVLGVTAFWYGPWLASGFDARRMREYILLMIIMMPYIPLINWYALRMGVLNSFQIFGSSAAGPVLFNVIFIGLPLFFAGTVGIYVSAISVVLGSLVMVLVQGKDISRLGYGLKLVWHGHPAEERFWRLFWPTAGNMVALTAKNFLATWFLSFFVGGYVVYMNAFTVLSAPLGFIAIAVGTVMMPLLSRFRERGSREEFSHAVEEGLLFLLFWTLPMMIFFILLPETVNRVLFYDVFVALMGRSGRMTQELLALSNEVLRLFAFSLLPMSVAVVFEKIFYATHDAKTPLRSNLLTLFLTGGLYFLSFLPALGVKGVILAETISSYVVMLYYFKGLRGGMVEKRVWKTVGGKTLVWFVFSLVVGFGVTWVYRRLESLVPVGIGYILFAGVVFAVFMGMYYLLTKIFRVEFYR, encoded by the coding sequence ATGGCTGGTTCTAAGAGGTTTCTCTCGCTTCGTCACATAGGTACCAATAGCTTCTGGACATTTTTGTCCAGAGTTACGGGTGTGGTGAAGCAGATGATATTTACCTATCTTTTTGGTGCTTCAGGGGATACTTTCTGGGCAGCATTTCGTCTGGTAAATGCGTTTCGTCGCTATATTGGCGAAGGGGGGGCTCTCGGGAGTGCTTTTATTCCTGTGTTTAATCAGGTTCGTGAGCAAAAGGGAGAGGAAGAAGCGAAGCTGTTTGCCCATCGTGTCATGACAGTTTTTGGTATTTTTTCGCTTTTGCTTGCTCTGGTGCTTGGAGTGACAGCCTTCTGGTATGGTCCATGGCTTGCTTCTGGATTTGATGCTAGACGCATGCGGGAATATATCCTGCTTATGATCATTATGATGCCGTATATTCCGCTTATTAACTGGTATGCTCTTCGTATGGGGGTTTTGAATAGCTTTCAGATTTTTGGTTCCTCAGCGGCAGGTCCCGTGCTTTTTAATGTGATCTTTATCGGTCTTCCTTTATTTTTTGCGGGAACGGTGGGGATTTATGTTTCTGCCATCTCTGTAGTCCTGGGATCCCTGGTAATGGTACTTGTTCAGGGGAAGGATATTTCCCGACTGGGGTATGGGCTAAAATTGGTATGGCACGGACATCCTGCGGAAGAGAGATTTTGGAGGCTTTTCTGGCCAACGGCGGGGAATATGGTAGCGCTTACGGCAAAGAATTTTCTAGCAACATGGTTTTTGTCTTTTTTTGTGGGAGGGTATGTGGTCTATATGAATGCGTTTACTGTTTTGAGCGCACCGCTGGGGTTTATTGCGATCGCTGTTGGAACGGTGATGATGCCACTTCTTTCTCGTTTTCGTGAGAGGGGGAGTCGTGAGGAGTTTTCTCATGCCGTGGAGGAGGGTTTGCTTTTTCTTTTGTTCTGGACACTTCCTATGATGATTTTCTTTATCTTGTTGCCGGAAACGGTGAATCGTGTACTCTTTTATGATGTGTTTGTTGCTCTTATGGGGAGATCAGGGAGAATGACGCAGGAACTGCTTGCACTGTCGAATGAGGTGCTACGGCTTTTTGCTTTTTCGCTTCTCCCGATGAGTGTGGCTGTGGTTTTTGAGAAGATATTCTATGCCACGCATGATGCGAAAACACCTCTACGATCAAATCTTTTGACACTTTTTTTGACAGGGGGGCTTTATTTTCTCTCTTTTTTGCCAGCCCTGGGGGTAAAAGGGGTAATTCTTGCGGAAACGATTTCAAGTTATGTTGTTATGTTGTATTATTTTAAAGGTCTCCGTGGAGGGATGGTCGAAAAGAGGGTTTGGAAAACAGTAGGCGGCAAAACGTTGGTATGGTTTGTTTTTTCTCTTGTGGTGGGGTTTGGGGTGACGTGGGTTTACCGACGACTTGAGTCTCTGGTGCCTGTCGGTATAGGATATATTCTTTTTGCCGGTGTGGTGTTTGCCGTTTTTATGGGGATGTATTACCTTTTGACGAAAATATTTCGAGTGGAGTTTTATCGGTGA
- a CDS encoding CsgG/HfaB family protein, which translates to MKRLIAIVLLGFVSMISLWGETEKVKIAILRIESRLDSSVDMDFLTEQLQMEVVNKQYFLVVERSQLNRILEEQKLRLSGLTEEEQATEIGSFLGAQKIWVGSLANFGEKYMITMKSIDTKTGVIDFADQVYAYDLESLPEIIPDLADRMVKRARGQNVPAYVAKRKLPKKEVVSSSANTSSWRSPQTWDRPDESFDIGFYGLRFTTNDQARAGGMLSLILKDPSDRNGEFFMDLRFYDGGISSNLSATGLMFNVGLNLNLLANGYVLLGGGIGIGFDIPSFTYTMPNQEYSISCFEWTIPFSLQFGIHLGRSFMLVAEAGVIAGLTPSLLESDYPENLPGQMVEDVYIPTELASYVKDGLTYGYAGVRLSFLY; encoded by the coding sequence ATGAAAAGGTTGATCGCAATTGTATTGTTGGGTTTTGTTAGTATGATTTCTCTGTGGGGAGAGACAGAAAAGGTCAAGATTGCTATTTTAAGGATAGAGTCAAGACTGGATTCGAGTGTGGATATGGATTTTCTGACGGAGCAACTCCAGATGGAGGTGGTGAATAAGCAGTATTTTCTTGTGGTAGAACGGAGTCAGCTCAATCGTATCCTTGAAGAACAAAAACTTAGACTTTCTGGACTGACGGAAGAGGAACAGGCTACGGAGATAGGGAGTTTTCTTGGGGCACAAAAGATATGGGTGGGAAGTCTTGCAAATTTTGGTGAAAAATACATGATCACGATGAAGTCAATTGATACCAAGACGGGAGTCATTGATTTTGCAGATCAGGTGTATGCATACGATCTGGAAAGTCTTCCGGAGATTATTCCTGACCTGGCTGACCGTATGGTAAAAAGGGCAAGGGGACAGAATGTTCCTGCGTATGTGGCAAAGCGGAAGCTCCCAAAAAAGGAGGTTGTTTCTTCCTCGGCGAATACAAGCAGTTGGAGAAGTCCTCAAACATGGGATCGTCCTGATGAATCGTTTGACATTGGATTTTATGGTCTTCGCTTTACCACCAATGATCAGGCAAGAGCGGGTGGAATGTTGTCTCTCATCCTGAAGGATCCTTCTGATAGAAATGGGGAGTTTTTTATGGACTTACGTTTCTATGATGGTGGGATAAGTTCAAATCTCAGTGCGACTGGTCTTATGTTTAATGTTGGGCTGAATCTGAATCTGTTGGCGAATGGGTATGTGCTTTTGGGTGGAGGCATTGGTATAGGTTTTGATATTCCCTCCTTTACCTACACCATGCCCAATCAAGAGTACTCTATCAGTTGTTTTGAGTGGACGATACCTTTTTCCCTTCAGTTTGGTATTCATCTGGGCAGATCCTTTATGCTCGTCGCGGAAGCGGGAGTAATTGCAGGACTCACGCCTTCGCTTTTAGAAAGTGACTATCCTGAAAATCTTCCTGGTCAAATGGTTGAAGATGTGTATATTCCAACGGAGCTTGCTTCTTATGTGAAAGATGGGCTTACTTACGGGTATGCAGGAGTGCGTCTCAGTTTTCTTTACTAA
- the dapA gene encoding 4-hydroxy-tetrahydrodipicolinate synthase, which translates to MFRGSMVALITPFKNGEVDYEALENLVEWHIAEGTDALVPCGTTGESATLSHAEHKEVVSFVVKKVRGRIPVIAGTGSNSTREAIELAQAAKEVGADAHLSITPYYNKPTQEGLYLHFKAIQDAVALPMILYNVPGRTAVSLSPETMGRLSELPHVIGVKEATGDLKYAAEMMEKVKSGFLLISGDDFTAYALLAMGGVGAISVTANILPKQNHEMFASYFAGDRERAQKIFFEMLPFHRMMFVETNPIPVKAAAYYMGRIPNLEYRLPLCPLSSANEAKLRDFLKSQGLLKIS; encoded by the coding sequence ATGTTTCGCGGTTCCATGGTGGCTTTGATTACGCCATTTAAAAACGGAGAAGTTGATTACGAGGCTTTAGAAAATTTGGTCGAATGGCATATTGCCGAAGGAACGGATGCTCTGGTGCCCTGTGGTACCACAGGAGAATCGGCAACACTGAGCCATGCCGAACACAAAGAGGTGGTTTCTTTTGTGGTCAAAAAGGTGCGGGGGAGGATTCCGGTGATTGCTGGAACGGGATCAAACTCTACCCGTGAGGCTATAGAGCTTGCCCAAGCAGCAAAAGAAGTGGGGGCGGATGCGCATCTTTCGATCACCCCGTATTATAATAAGCCTACCCAGGAGGGTTTGTACCTCCATTTTAAGGCTATCCAGGATGCTGTGGCGCTTCCGATGATTCTCTACAATGTTCCAGGACGGACAGCAGTTTCTCTTTCTCCGGAGACGATGGGAAGGCTTTCTGAACTTCCTCATGTCATAGGGGTAAAAGAAGCCACGGGGGATCTCAAATACGCTGCTGAAATGATGGAAAAGGTAAAATCAGGATTTCTCCTTATTTCAGGAGATGATTTTACTGCTTATGCACTTCTCGCCATGGGGGGGGTGGGAGCTATCTCTGTCACGGCAAATATTCTTCCAAAACAAAACCATGAGATGTTTGCTTCGTATTTTGCCGGGGATCGTGAAAGGGCTCAAAAAATCTTTTTTGAGATGCTGCCTTTTCATCGGATGATGTTTGTGGAAACCAATCCTATTCCTGTGAAAGCTGCGGCTTACTATATGGGACGTATTCCGAATCTGGAATACAGGCTCCCGCTCTGTCCTCTCTCGTCGGCAAACGAGGCGAAACTTCGAGATTTTCTGAAGAGTCAAGGTTTGTTGAAAATTTCCTGA
- a CDS encoding AMP-dependent synthetase/ligase: MEITSLQHLVNYLSIFGRKPVSRMKEGNTYRQYTYYEFVQNVRSVAAYLLRSKRLKKGDMVALYSENRPEWMMAYLGIVYNGVWAVPLDARLSDIEVKNLLLDCGAKYIFTTASLLENVLSEPEVVKQLSEIILFDRVDVPKEIQKKVRYWQDILEEGWSKEHKEHRELVVNPDDVASLIYTSGTTGKPKGVMLTHGNFAAQINALAKAVPLQDTDVLLSVLPLHHTYEFSVELTVLYKGASATYAESLKPNKMFDNIRETGVTVMIGVPLLFEKIYGGIMRQVRNLPFGVKHILMGLYHFTAGLNALTRKKAGKVIFSFLRKKAHLDGIRFAISGAAPLNHKVAKGFEVLGLTLLNGYGLTETSPVVSVNRVGRVNNYSVGEIIDGIEVKIDNPDSEGNGEICVRGPIVMKGYYRNPKATKEVIDKDGWLHTGDMGKLENGYLFVTGRIKNIIVTPGGKNVYPEEIEELINESDFVLESLVLGGPESQHSKGENIYAYVVPNYEFFDTYCNLNNLELTDDLVEQMIDRHMREVNAKLPDYKKIRGFRIRREEFDKTSTRKIKRFLYSGSDFLNT, encoded by the coding sequence ATGGAAATTACCAGTTTACAACATTTGGTAAATTATTTGTCTATTTTTGGACGGAAGCCTGTTTCTCGCATGAAAGAAGGAAATACGTATCGACAGTATACGTATTATGAGTTTGTACAAAATGTACGCTCAGTGGCGGCATATTTACTTCGTTCAAAAAGATTAAAAAAGGGGGATATGGTCGCACTGTATTCTGAGAACCGTCCAGAATGGATGATGGCCTATCTCGGGATTGTTTATAATGGAGTATGGGCTGTGCCTCTGGATGCCCGTCTTTCTGATATAGAGGTGAAAAACCTTCTCCTTGATTGTGGGGCAAAGTATATTTTTACTACAGCCTCTCTTCTCGAAAATGTACTCTCTGAACCGGAGGTAGTAAAACAGCTTTCGGAGATTATTCTCTTTGATCGGGTAGATGTGCCTAAAGAAATTCAGAAAAAAGTGCGTTACTGGCAGGATATTCTCGAGGAGGGTTGGTCAAAAGAACACAAAGAGCACCGTGAACTGGTGGTGAATCCTGATGATGTAGCTTCTCTCATCTATACCTCAGGAACGACAGGGAAACCCAAAGGGGTGATGCTTACGCATGGCAATTTTGCAGCCCAAATCAATGCCCTTGCTAAGGCTGTACCATTACAGGATACGGATGTACTTTTGTCGGTTTTGCCGCTTCATCACACGTACGAGTTTTCAGTGGAATTGACAGTGTTGTACAAGGGAGCGAGTGCAACGTATGCTGAAAGCTTAAAGCCAAATAAAATGTTTGACAATATTCGGGAAACTGGTGTAACGGTGATGATCGGCGTACCTCTTTTGTTTGAAAAGATCTATGGCGGTATTATGCGTCAGGTCAGAAATCTCCCCTTTGGGGTGAAGCATATCCTTATGGGATTGTATCATTTTACGGCCGGGCTTAATGCCCTGACGAGGAAGAAAGCGGGAAAGGTGATTTTTTCTTTTCTTCGCAAGAAAGCCCATCTTGATGGGATACGGTTTGCTATTTCTGGTGCAGCGCCTCTCAATCACAAGGTTGCCAAAGGGTTTGAAGTTCTTGGTTTAACACTTCTCAATGGCTATGGTCTTACAGAAACCTCTCCGGTGGTTTCCGTAAACAGAGTTGGACGAGTGAATAATTATTCTGTCGGAGAGATCATCGATGGGATTGAGGTGAAAATTGACAATCCTGATAGCGAAGGCAACGGTGAAATCTGCGTTCGTGGTCCCATTGTGATGAAAGGCTATTATCGTAATCCCAAGGCAACCAAAGAAGTGATAGACAAGGATGGCTGGCTCCACACCGGAGATATGGGGAAATTGGAGAATGGCTATCTTTTTGTGACCGGACGAATCAAGAATATTATAGTCACTCCCGGAGGAAAGAATGTTTATCCTGAGGAGATAGAGGAGCTCATCAACGAGAGTGATTTTGTTCTCGAGAGTCTGGTGCTTGGGGGCCCAGAGAGTCAGCACTCCAAGGGTGAGAATATCTATGCCTATGTGGTACCAAATTATGAATTTTTTGATACGTACTGCAATCTCAATAACCTTGAACTCACGGATGATCTGGTAGAACAAATGATAGACAGGCACATGAGAGAGGTAAATGCCAAGCTCCCGGATTATAAAAAGATTCGAGGTTTTCGTATCCGACGCGAAGAGTTTGATAAAACTTCTACGAGAAAGATTAAGCGTTTCCTTTATTCTGGCAGTGATTTCCTTAACACATAA
- the rpsB gene encoding 30S ribosomal protein S2 has protein sequence MASLIYQEKELMNALLEAGVHFGHQTKRWNPKMKQFIYTKRNGIYIIDLRHTMEMLQKAYQAAKDLAANDGVILFVGTKKQAQSSILQEATRCNMPYVTKRWLGGTLTNFNTIKKSIDKMKKLEAKLEAERNKITKKEAIDIERTIAKMKGFYEGIRDMKRLPDALWVVDIKREINAVLEARSLGIKVFGIADTNCDPELLDYPVPANDDAIRSVKLITSLIADAVIEGSTMAAKKETVVEESEETETASTEDEYLDVDEDSLVK, from the coding sequence ATGGCGAGTCTTATTTACCAGGAAAAAGAACTCATGAATGCTTTGCTGGAAGCCGGTGTACATTTTGGTCATCAAACCAAGCGCTGGAATCCAAAGATGAAGCAATTCATCTACACAAAAAGAAATGGCATCTACATCATAGACTTACGGCACACTATGGAGATGCTTCAAAAGGCATATCAGGCGGCAAAAGATCTGGCTGCTAATGATGGGGTTATTCTTTTTGTTGGTACCAAAAAACAGGCCCAGTCTTCTATTCTTCAGGAAGCAACCCGCTGTAATATGCCTTATGTCACCAAACGATGGCTTGGTGGTACCCTGACAAACTTCAATACCATCAAGAAATCCATCGACAAGATGAAAAAACTCGAAGCAAAGCTTGAAGCAGAGCGTAATAAAATCACCAAAAAAGAAGCTATTGACATTGAACGCACAATTGCCAAAATGAAAGGCTTCTATGAAGGTATCCGGGATATGAAGCGTCTTCCCGATGCTTTGTGGGTGGTTGATATAAAAAGGGAAATCAACGCTGTTCTTGAAGCCCGCTCGCTTGGAATTAAGGTTTTTGGTATTGCCGATACAAACTGTGATCCTGAGTTGCTTGATTATCCTGTACCCGCAAATGATGATGCTATTCGCTCAGTGAAGCTTATCACCTCTCTGATCGCTGATGCTGTTATCGAAGGTTCAACTATGGCTGCAAAGAAAGAAACTGTCGTTGAAGAGAGCGAAGAAACGGAAACAGCAAGCACGGAAGATGAATATCTCGATGTTGATGAAGATAGTCTTGTAAAATAA
- the tsf gene encoding translation elongation factor Ts, translating into MEITASMIKEVKEKTGAGIVDCKQVLAETNGDIAKAIEVLKKKGLAKASKKEGRTAVEGIVAYKVEGKKGLLFRLNCETDFVGKTPEFKAFAEKIMDLVFSKAYPASDTLPADVEELRKEAVANFGENVLVSWQWIEAKGTLFPYVHLNKVASITDFGNLSDNAEVQDVAKKIAMQITSMNPLSVSVDSLPGDVRAEMQKTFEEEARATGKPEKVIENIVKGKFEKYYTEVVLLEQPFIFDEEKKVKDLLTELKKSTGVDLTVYQFIRLSLQ; encoded by the coding sequence ATGGAAATTACAGCAAGCATGATTAAAGAGGTCAAAGAAAAAACAGGAGCCGGCATTGTTGATTGTAAACAGGTTTTAGCCGAAACAAATGGTGATATTGCCAAAGCTATCGAGGTTTTGAAGAAAAAGGGTCTCGCGAAGGCAAGCAAAAAAGAAGGCCGTACAGCTGTCGAAGGAATTGTAGCCTATAAAGTAGAAGGAAAGAAGGGACTTTTGTTTCGTCTCAACTGTGAGACAGACTTTGTGGGAAAAACTCCTGAGTTTAAGGCTTTTGCTGAAAAGATCATGGATCTCGTGTTTTCCAAAGCGTACCCTGCAAGCGATACTCTGCCTGCAGACGTTGAAGAGCTCCGCAAAGAAGCTGTAGCCAACTTTGGAGAGAATGTGCTCGTGTCCTGGCAGTGGATTGAGGCAAAGGGAACTCTTTTCCCTTATGTTCACCTCAACAAGGTAGCCTCCATCACTGACTTTGGCAATCTTTCAGACAATGCTGAAGTTCAGGACGTGGCCAAAAAAATTGCTATGCAGATTACCTCTATGAATCCTCTGTCTGTCTCTGTAGATTCGCTTCCTGGAGATGTTCGTGCAGAAATGCAAAAGACCTTTGAAGAGGAAGCAAGAGCGACAGGAAAACCAGAAAAGGTGATCGAAAATATCGTAAAAGGCAAATTTGAAAAGTACTACACCGAAGTTGTCCTTTTGGAACAACCATTTATCTTTGACGAGGAAAAGAAGGTAAAGGATCTCCTTACCGAACTCAAAAAATCAACAGGCGTTGATTTAACGGTTTACCAATTTATCCGCCTCTCTCTCCAGTAA
- the pyrH gene encoding UMP kinase, producing MSSPKYKRVLLKISGEVLGGKNGGLDYDAINSVATQVADAAKTGVDLALVVGGGNIIRGTEAQNFGVARTTADYMGMLATVINSLALQAVLEERYNLQTRVQSAIKVSSVAEDFIRRRAIRHLEKKRIVIFAAGTGNPYFSTDTAAVLRAIEIQADLMIKATKVDGVYDKDPKKYADAKRFESISFRNVLEKRLQVMDSTAIALCMDNNLPIMVLNIFEQGHIVDAIMGKPVGTLVHSGE from the coding sequence ATGTCTTCGCCAAAATACAAAAGGGTCTTGTTAAAGATCAGTGGAGAGGTGCTTGGGGGAAAAAATGGTGGACTGGACTATGATGCCATCAACAGTGTGGCCACTCAAGTAGCAGATGCTGCAAAAACGGGGGTAGATCTCGCTCTGGTAGTCGGCGGCGGCAATATCATCCGTGGTACGGAAGCTCAAAACTTTGGGGTAGCGCGCACAACTGCTGATTACATGGGCATGCTTGCTACCGTCATCAATTCACTTGCCCTTCAGGCCGTACTCGAAGAAAGGTATAACCTTCAAACTCGTGTTCAATCTGCCATCAAAGTTTCCTCAGTGGCAGAAGATTTTATCCGAAGACGCGCTATCCGTCATCTGGAAAAGAAAAGAATCGTCATCTTTGCTGCAGGCACAGGCAATCCTTATTTCTCTACAGATACAGCGGCTGTTCTCCGCGCTATAGAAATCCAAGCGGATCTTATGATCAAGGCAACGAAAGTCGATGGCGTCTATGACAAGGATCCTAAAAAGTATGCTGATGCCAAACGATTTGAAAGTATTTCATTCAGGAACGTTCTTGAAAAAAGGCTCCAGGTCATGGATAGCACAGCCATTGCCCTTTGTATGGACAACAACCTCCCTATCATGGTGCTCAATATCTTTGAACAAGGTCATATTGTTGATGCTATCATGGGAAAACCCGTCGGTACCCTGGTTCACTCCGGAGAATAA
- a CDS encoding RsmD family RNA methyltransferase has translation MHITTGSLKGKVLLTPTRGIRPTAERVRQALMNSLGPKLQGARFLDLFCGTGSVGIEAISQGAGFVCFVEKAEKNYILLKQNLSNLGVEKNLYKTIKTNIFTMKPEQLEGTFDIIFADPFYEDIKDGFETIYHLVWQVLNPGGIFVCEHGTKDNLSQFPGYQETKSYGDSQLSFFVRQV, from the coding sequence ATGCATATTACCACAGGCAGCCTCAAAGGAAAAGTCCTTCTCACACCTACCCGTGGTATCCGTCCCACCGCTGAGCGAGTAAGACAGGCGCTTATGAACTCCCTTGGCCCAAAACTTCAAGGGGCACGCTTTCTTGATCTTTTTTGTGGTACAGGCTCAGTGGGAATCGAAGCCATCAGCCAGGGAGCAGGCTTTGTTTGCTTTGTGGAAAAAGCAGAAAAAAACTACATTTTACTTAAACAAAACCTTTCCAATCTAGGGGTAGAAAAAAACCTCTATAAAACGATCAAAACAAACATTTTTACGATGAAACCAGAACAACTCGAGGGTACTTTTGATATTATTTTTGCCGATCCCTTCTATGAAGATATCAAAGATGGTTTTGAAACCATTTATCATCTTGTATGGCAGGTACTCAATCCTGGTGGTATTTTCGTCTGTGAACACGGCACCAAAGATAACCTCTCTCAATTTCCAGGCTACCAGGAAACCAAAAGCTATGGCGATAGTCAACTCTCCTTTTTTGTGAGGCAGGTGTGA
- the tsaB gene encoding tRNA (adenosine(37)-N6)-threonylcarbamoyltransferase complex dimerization subunit type 1 TsaB, which translates to MKVLSFDTSHPRRTVINLTYEHQSLNITLDITSSQQNKLLFGIDHLLSTLGISLSSVEDLVIGIGPGSFTGLRIGLALAKGFAWAQSLRLHAVSSLETLALSFPWECVPQATVVAMTDARMKKIYTCVYQKKQKIISESDLFPEELAKILTQLPGPYWFVGDNLYQKELTEKLGENQCHFLPLWITPEVLRDHGMNHPPLSKEEITTLEPRYLRKSEAENQKQK; encoded by the coding sequence GTGAAAGTTCTCTCTTTTGACACTTCTCACCCAAGACGAACAGTTATTAACCTCACCTATGAGCATCAGAGTCTCAATATCACCCTTGATATCACCTCAAGTCAACAGAATAAATTGCTTTTTGGTATTGATCATCTTCTCTCTACCCTGGGTATTTCCCTTTCCTCAGTGGAAGATCTTGTCATAGGCATAGGACCAGGATCTTTTACAGGACTCAGGATTGGACTGGCACTTGCCAAGGGATTTGCATGGGCTCAGTCTCTTCGTCTTCATGCTGTTTCTTCGCTGGAAACCCTTGCCCTTTCTTTTCCGTGGGAATGTGTTCCCCAGGCAACTGTCGTCGCCATGACAGACGCCAGGATGAAAAAGATCTACACATGCGTGTATCAAAAAAAACAAAAAATCATCTCAGAAAGCGATCTCTTCCCTGAAGAACTTGCAAAAATACTTACCCAACTCCCCGGCCCCTACTGGTTCGTAGGCGACAACCTCTACCAGAAGGAACTCACAGAGAAGCTTGGTGAAAATCAATGTCATTTTCTTCCTCTGTGGATCACACCTGAGGTTTTACGCGATCATGGGATGAACCACCCCCCCCTTTCCAAAGAAGAGATCACGACATTAGAACCAAGATACCTGCGAAAAAGCGAAGCAGAAAATCAAAAACAAAAATAA
- a CDS encoding DUF362 domain-containing protein — MPKVYAVRCESYHHDEVLAAVRNLFTLGGFLEKLRQRGQKILLKPNLLSSQVPERAVTTHPVVVEAVIAILKEAGFSLEVGDSPAIEDMMAVMRKIGLDEVLQKYGVDPASFKETVWQENPRGVLVKRFEVVKALVENDMVISLPKLKTHTQMFYTGAIKNLFGLVQGLQKSRFHLQFPERERFAQMIVDLYLLVNPVMSLMDAVVAMEGEGPQGGSPRKVGLLLASDDTLALDIVASQLIGYKVEQIPILQKALALMPEGYKESIEIVGIDREEARIGDFVLVKEVSDTGFIKERFPWLFALARNLLVPRPFFLHQKCIRCGRCIQICSAQALSWRMKGGQKQVAIDYTRCIRCFCCHEICPVEAIELRRKLW, encoded by the coding sequence ATGCCGAAGGTTTACGCTGTTCGTTGTGAATCATACCATCACGATGAGGTTTTGGCAGCAGTGAGAAATCTTTTTACTCTTGGAGGTTTTTTGGAAAAACTCCGTCAACGAGGACAAAAAATCCTTCTCAAACCAAATCTTCTCTCTTCGCAAGTGCCTGAACGAGCGGTGACAACCCATCCTGTGGTTGTGGAAGCAGTGATCGCGATTTTGAAAGAGGCTGGATTTTCTCTTGAGGTGGGGGATTCCCCTGCAATTGAGGATATGATGGCAGTGATGCGAAAGATTGGGCTTGATGAGGTTTTGCAAAAGTATGGGGTGGATCCAGCATCTTTTAAGGAGACAGTCTGGCAGGAAAATCCCCGTGGAGTACTTGTAAAGCGGTTTGAGGTAGTGAAAGCCCTTGTAGAAAATGACATGGTGATTTCTCTTCCCAAACTCAAAACGCATACACAGATGTTTTACACAGGGGCTATTAAAAACCTGTTTGGGCTTGTTCAGGGACTGCAGAAGTCTCGTTTTCATCTTCAGTTTCCGGAGCGCGAGCGTTTTGCTCAAATGATTGTGGATTTGTATCTTCTTGTCAATCCTGTCATGAGCTTGATGGATGCGGTTGTAGCGATGGAAGGCGAGGGCCCCCAGGGAGGAAGTCCTCGCAAAGTGGGATTGCTTCTTGCTTCGGATGATACTCTTGCTCTGGATATTGTGGCTTCACAACTTATCGGGTATAAGGTGGAACAGATTCCCATTCTGCAAAAAGCCCTTGCATTGATGCCAGAAGGATATAAAGAAAGCATTGAGATAGTGGGAATAGACCGGGAAGAAGCAAGAATAGGGGATTTTGTCCTGGTCAAAGAGGTTTCTGACACAGGCTTTATCAAAGAACGTTTCCCATGGTTGTTTGCACTCGCAAGAAATCTTCTTGTTCCCCGGCCATTTTTTTTGCATCAGAAATGTATCCGTTGTGGTCGGTGTATTCAGATCTGTTCGGCCCAGGCGCTTAGTTGGCGTATGAAAGGGGGACAGAAACAGGTTGCGATTGATTATACAAGGTGTATTCGTTGTTTTTGTTGTCATGAGATTTGTCCTGTCGAGGCTATAGAGCTTCGACGAAAGCTCTGGTAG